A genomic region of Porticoccaceae bacterium LTM1 contains the following coding sequences:
- the nqrF gene encoding NADH:ubiquinone reductase (Na(+)-transporting) subunit F encodes MENMTIVVGVAMFTVIVLALVAFILAARSKLVSSGDVEIDINGEKTIRVPAGDKLLQTLAAAGLFLPSACGGGGSCAQCRCVVSEGGGSILPTEESSFTKREVNEGWRLSCQVPVKQNMKVEVPEEVFGVKQWECTVESNPNVATFIKELTLKLPEGENVDFRAGGYVQLECPPHHVKFSDFDIEEQYRGDWEHFGFFNLESKVDEPVIRAYSMANYPEEKGIVKFNIRIATPPPRTQGLPPGIMSSYVFSLKPGDKIKVYGPFGEFFAKDTDNEMVFIGGGAGMAPMRSHIFDQLKRLNSKRKISFWYGARSLRECFYDDEYDMLAAENDNFEWHLALSDPQPEDNWDGLTGFIHNVLYEQYLKDHEAPEDCEYYMCGPPMMNAAVIKMLEDLGVERDHIFLDDFGG; translated from the coding sequence ATGGAAAATATGACTATCGTAGTCGGTGTTGCGATGTTCACCGTGATCGTTTTGGCACTGGTAGCCTTCATTTTGGCTGCACGTTCCAAGCTGGTTTCCAGCGGTGACGTAGAGATCGACATCAACGGTGAAAAAACCATTCGTGTACCTGCTGGCGACAAGCTGTTGCAGACCTTGGCTGCTGCCGGTCTGTTCCTGCCGTCTGCCTGTGGTGGTGGCGGTAGCTGTGCACAGTGCCGCTGTGTGGTGAGTGAAGGTGGCGGCTCTATTCTGCCGACCGAAGAATCTTCTTTCACCAAGCGCGAAGTAAACGAAGGCTGGCGTCTGTCCTGTCAGGTGCCGGTTAAGCAAAACATGAAAGTGGAAGTGCCTGAAGAGGTGTTTGGAGTTAAGCAGTGGGAGTGCACTGTTGAATCCAACCCGAACGTGGCGACTTTCATTAAAGAGCTGACCCTGAAGCTGCCGGAAGGCGAGAACGTTGACTTCCGTGCCGGTGGTTACGTACAGCTTGAGTGTCCTCCACACCACGTTAAATTCAGCGATTTTGACATCGAAGAACAATATCGCGGTGACTGGGAGCACTTTGGCTTCTTCAATCTGGAGTCGAAAGTGGATGAGCCGGTTATTCGTGCATACTCCATGGCCAACTATCCGGAAGAAAAAGGTATTGTTAAGTTCAATATCCGTATTGCGACGCCGCCGCCCCGCACCCAAGGGCTGCCACCGGGAATTATGTCTTCCTATGTGTTCAGCCTGAAGCCGGGTGACAAAATCAAGGTGTACGGTCCGTTTGGTGAGTTCTTCGCCAAGGACACTGACAACGAGATGGTATTCATCGGTGGTGGTGCCGGTATGGCACCGATGCGTTCACACATCTTTGACCAGCTCAAGCGTTTGAACAGCAAGCGCAAGATCAGCTTCTGGTATGGTGCCCGCTCTCTGCGCGAGTGTTTCTACGACGACGAGTACGACATGCTGGCCGCCGAGAACGACAACTTTGAGTGGCACCTGGCACTGTCTGATCCTCAACCGGAAGACAACTGGGATGGCCTGACAGGCTTTATCCACAACGTATTGTACGAACAGTACCTGAAGGACCACGAAGCTCCTGAAGACTGCGAATACTATATGTGTGGTCCTCCCATGATGAACGCTGCAGTGATCAAGATGCTGGAAGATCTTGGTGTTGAGCGCGATCACATCTTCCTGGATGACTTTGGTGGTTAA
- the nqrE gene encoding NADH:ubiquinone reductase (Na(+)-transporting) subunit E, whose protein sequence is MEHYLSLFVRSVFIENMALAFFLGMCTFLALSKKIQAALGLGIAVIVVLAITVPVNNLIYQGLLAEGALAWTGLPGAESIDLSFLGLLSYIGVIAAIVQIMEMVLDRYMPALYNALGVFLPLITVNCAIMGASLFMVERDYNFGESVVFGLGSGVGWALAIVALAGIREKLKYSDIPEGLQGLGIAFITVGLMSLGFMSFGGIDL, encoded by the coding sequence ATGGAACATTATCTGAGTCTGTTTGTCCGCTCCGTGTTCATCGAGAACATGGCGCTGGCATTCTTCCTGGGGATGTGTACCTTCCTGGCACTCTCCAAAAAGATCCAGGCCGCTCTGGGTCTGGGTATTGCGGTTATCGTAGTACTGGCCATTACTGTGCCGGTCAACAACCTGATCTACCAGGGCCTGTTGGCAGAAGGCGCACTGGCCTGGACCGGTCTGCCGGGTGCCGAGAGCATTGACCTGAGCTTCCTCGGTCTGCTGTCTTACATCGGCGTTATCGCCGCGATCGTTCAGATCATGGAAATGGTACTGGACCGCTACATGCCGGCCCTGTACAACGCGCTGGGCGTGTTCCTGCCGCTGATTACCGTGAACTGCGCGATCATGGGTGCCTCTCTGTTCATGGTGGAGCGCGACTACAACTTCGGCGAGTCCGTAGTGTTTGGTCTGGGCTCCGGTGTGGGCTGGGCACTGGCGATTGTGGCTCTGGCCGGTATTCGCGAAAAGCTCAAGTACAGTGATATTCCTGAAGGCCTGCAGGGTCTGGGTATCGCATTTATCACAGTTGGCCTTATGTCGCTGGGCTTTATGTCCTTCGGCGGCATCGACCTGTAA
- a CDS encoding NADH:ubiquinone reductase (Na(+)-transporting) subunit D, which produces MATKTKDTLLNPIFNNNPIALQILGICSALAVTSSLKVSLVMCVALTLVTAFSNFFVSLVRNHTPGSIRIIVQMTIIASLVIVVDQILKAFSYEISKTLSVFVGLIITNCIVMGRAEAFAMKNPPIPSFLDGIGNGLGYSFILVTLAVIRELFGSGKLLGIEILPLASTGGWYIPNGLLLLPPSAFFLIGLIIWAIRQKKKDQVEEAEFKMAPNSAPAEVA; this is translated from the coding sequence ATGGCGACCAAAACCAAAGATACTCTGCTCAACCCGATTTTTAACAACAACCCGATCGCTCTGCAGATCCTGGGTATCTGTTCGGCGCTGGCGGTAACCTCCAGCCTGAAAGTGTCCCTGGTAATGTGTGTGGCGCTGACCCTGGTAACTGCGTTCTCCAACTTCTTCGTGTCGTTGGTACGTAACCACACTCCTGGCAGCATTCGCATTATCGTGCAGATGACCATTATTGCTTCGCTGGTAATCGTGGTAGACCAGATCCTCAAGGCGTTCAGCTACGAGATCAGTAAAACCCTGTCGGTATTCGTTGGTTTGATTATCACCAACTGTATCGTAATGGGCCGCGCTGAAGCGTTCGCCATGAAAAATCCGCCGATCCCCAGCTTCCTGGACGGTATCGGTAATGGTCTGGGCTACAGCTTCATTCTGGTTACCCTGGCAGTGATTCGTGAGCTGTTTGGCTCCGGCAAGCTGCTCGGTATCGAGATTCTGCCTCTTGCAAGCACTGGTGGTTGGTATATCCCGAACGGCTTGCTGCTGTTGCCGCCAAGTGCGTTCTTCCTGATCGGCCTGATCATTTGGGCTATCCGTCAGAAGAAGAAAGACCAAGTTGAAGAAGCCGAGTTCAAAATGGCTCCTAATTCAGCACCGGCGGAGGTGGCGTAA
- a CDS encoding Na(+)-translocating NADH-quinone reductase subunit C, protein MAKESVKHTVLVALSLCLVCSVIVAGAAVGLRDMQQANKLKDKKTNILKAAGLYEKGVSVEEQFKSVTTKIVDMESGKFTDAVDATTYDQRKSSKDPQLSVDLDDEQDIAKIGRRVKYATIYMVEDENGIEKVILPIKGYGLWSTLYGFVALENDFNTVAGLGFYEHGETPGLGGEVDNPLWKAKWIGKKIYENGEAKISVIKGSVDESKPQATYQVDGLSGATLTSKGVNNLVQFWMGDNGFAPFLANLKAGEA, encoded by the coding sequence GTGGCTAAAGAATCTGTAAAACATACAGTGCTGGTAGCACTGTCACTCTGTCTGGTGTGCTCGGTAATCGTAGCCGGCGCTGCGGTTGGTCTGCGCGATATGCAGCAAGCCAACAAACTCAAAGACAAGAAAACCAATATTCTCAAGGCCGCTGGTCTGTACGAGAAAGGTGTTTCTGTTGAAGAGCAGTTCAAGAGCGTAACCACCAAGATCGTTGATATGGAATCCGGTAAATTCACCGATGCGGTGGACGCAACCACTTACGATCAGCGCAAATCGTCCAAGGATCCTCAGCTGTCTGTAGATCTGGATGACGAACAGGACATCGCCAAAATCGGTCGTCGCGTTAAGTACGCCACCATCTACATGGTGGAAGACGAGAACGGTATCGAGAAAGTGATCCTGCCGATCAAAGGCTACGGTCTGTGGTCCACCCTGTACGGTTTTGTGGCGCTGGAAAACGACTTCAACACGGTTGCCGGTCTCGGCTTCTACGAGCACGGTGAAACTCCAGGTCTTGGTGGCGAGGTAGACAATCCGCTGTGGAAAGCCAAGTGGATTGGCAAGAAGATCTACGAGAATGGCGAAGCCAAAATCTCTGTGATCAAGGGCTCCGTTGATGAGAGCAAGCCCCAGGCTACTTATCAGGTAGACGGTCTGTCCGGTGCCACCCTGACCAGCAAGGGTGTAAACAACCTGGTGCAATTCTGGATGGGCGACAACGGTTTCGCCCCGTTCTTGGCAAATTTGAAAGCAGGGGAGGCCTAA
- a CDS encoding NADH:ubiquinone reductase (Na(+)-transporting) subunit B gives MSLRSYLEKVEPNFHKGGKYEKWYALFEAFDTICFSPKATTKNASHVRDGVDLKRVMITVWFACFPAMFYAMYNVGHQANLYLDPATAASSVDAIRLWFINIFGAGTFDASSIYDCMIHGAMYFLPIYLTAFVVGGFWEVLFAIKRGHEVNEGFFVTSILFALTCPPDLPLWMAALGITFGVVIGKEVFGGTGKNFLNPALTGRAFLFFAYPASMSGDTVWATGAATMVDGFTGATALSIAYNDGMGALESSLTWMDAFLGNMQGSMGETSTLAIFIGGAILLAMRIASWRIMLGVMMGMIALSTLFNLVGSETNNMFNMPWYWHLVVGGFAFGMVFMATDPVSASMTDTGKIWFGILIGVMVVLIRVVNPAFPEGMMLAILFANLFAPLIDHFVVEGNIKRRLARG, from the coding sequence ATGAGTCTTCGCAGTTACCTCGAAAAAGTCGAGCCGAACTTCCATAAGGGCGGCAAATACGAAAAATGGTACGCCCTGTTTGAAGCATTTGACACTATTTGCTTCTCGCCCAAGGCGACCACCAAAAATGCATCGCATGTTCGTGACGGTGTGGACCTCAAGCGTGTGATGATCACCGTTTGGTTCGCCTGTTTCCCGGCGATGTTCTACGCCATGTACAACGTAGGTCACCAGGCTAACCTGTACCTGGATCCAGCGACTGCTGCCTCTTCTGTAGACGCTATTCGCCTGTGGTTCATCAATATTTTTGGTGCCGGTACGTTCGATGCCAGCAGCATCTACGATTGTATGATTCACGGCGCAATGTACTTCCTGCCGATCTACCTGACTGCGTTTGTGGTCGGTGGCTTCTGGGAAGTATTGTTTGCAATCAAGCGCGGCCACGAAGTGAACGAAGGTTTCTTCGTAACTTCCATCCTGTTCGCTCTGACCTGTCCACCAGACCTGCCGCTGTGGATGGCGGCTCTGGGTATCACCTTTGGTGTGGTGATCGGTAAAGAAGTATTTGGCGGTACCGGCAAAAACTTCCTCAACCCGGCCCTGACTGGTCGTGCCTTCCTGTTCTTCGCTTACCCGGCTTCTATGTCTGGTGACACAGTATGGGCTACTGGTGCAGCTACCATGGTTGACGGCTTCACTGGTGCTACCGCTCTGTCTATCGCGTACAACGATGGTATGGGTGCACTGGAGAGCAGCCTCACCTGGATGGACGCCTTCCTGGGTAACATGCAGGGTTCCATGGGTGAGACTTCCACTCTGGCGATCTTCATCGGTGGTGCAATTCTGTTGGCGATGCGAATTGCTTCCTGGCGCATTATGCTGGGTGTGATGATGGGCATGATCGCTCTGTCGACCCTGTTTAATCTGGTTGGCTCTGAAACCAACAACATGTTCAACATGCCTTGGTATTGGCACCTGGTAGTGGGTGGCTTCGCCTTTGGTATGGTGTTTATGGCGACGGACCCGGTTTCTGCTTCCATGACTGACACCGGTAAAATCTGGTTCGGTATTCTGATCGGTGTAATGGTGGTGTTGATCCGTGTGGTTAACCCGGCATTCCCGGAAGGCATGATGCTGGCAATCCTGTTCGCCAACCTGTTTGCACCGTTAATTGACCACTTCGTAGTGGAAGGCAATATCAAGCGGAGGCTGGCACGTGGCTAA
- a CDS encoding Na(+)-translocating NADH-quinone reductase subunit A: protein MIKIRRGLDLPISGAPEQVIHDGPAARSVALIGFDYNGMKPTMEVKEGDRVKLGQVLFTDKKNAGVKFTAPAAGTVKAINRGERRVFQSIVIDVDGDDAIAFAQYDAAELASLDRAKVVENLVESGQWPALRTRPYSKVPKIDAAPSSIFVTAIDTNPLAGDPALVIAERKDDFVNGLKVLTRLTDGKVHLCAAAKAEVPGSDVDGVEAHQFAGPHPAGLAGTHIHFVDPVGANQEKSVWTIGYQDVIAFGALFTTGRIDTRRTVALAGPQVEKPCLLRTRFGANTEELVAGKLRGGDSRVISGSVLSGRKAAGAFTYLGRYHNQVSVIEEGAIREAARYLSPGVNRHSAMPIYLSTFNKKKTFSLTANVNGSERAMVPLGNYEKVVPMDMLPTQLLRALIVGDTDMAQKLGCLELDEEDLALCTYVCVGKYEYGPILRNNLTRIEVEG from the coding sequence ATGATTAAAATCCGTCGCGGATTGGACTTACCTATCTCGGGAGCACCCGAGCAGGTCATTCACGATGGTCCCGCTGCACGCTCTGTTGCTCTTATTGGTTTCGATTACAACGGAATGAAACCGACCATGGAAGTGAAAGAGGGCGATAGAGTTAAGCTGGGCCAAGTTCTGTTTACTGACAAGAAGAACGCCGGAGTGAAATTCACCGCTCCTGCCGCCGGTACTGTCAAGGCCATCAATCGCGGTGAACGCCGTGTATTCCAGTCGATCGTTATTGATGTGGATGGTGATGATGCAATCGCCTTTGCTCAATACGATGCCGCTGAATTGGCTTCTCTGGATCGTGCCAAGGTTGTTGAAAACCTGGTCGAATCCGGACAGTGGCCGGCCCTGCGTACTCGTCCTTACTCCAAAGTACCGAAGATTGATGCTGCTCCAAGCTCTATCTTTGTTACTGCCATCGACACCAACCCGCTGGCCGGTGACCCGGCACTGGTTATTGCCGAGCGCAAGGATGACTTCGTTAATGGCTTGAAAGTTCTGACCCGCCTGACCGACGGTAAGGTACATCTTTGTGCCGCTGCCAAGGCTGAGGTTCCGGGTTCAGACGTTGATGGCGTAGAAGCCCACCAGTTTGCCGGTCCACACCCGGCTGGCCTGGCCGGTACCCACATCCACTTCGTGGATCCAGTGGGCGCCAATCAGGAAAAGTCAGTCTGGACTATTGGCTACCAGGATGTGATCGCCTTTGGTGCTCTGTTCACTACCGGTCGTATCGACACTCGTCGCACTGTTGCCCTGGCTGGCCCGCAGGTTGAGAAGCCTTGCCTGCTGCGCACTCGCTTTGGTGCCAACACTGAAGAACTGGTTGCTGGCAAGCTGCGCGGCGGCGATAGCCGTGTTATCTCTGGTTCCGTGCTGTCCGGCCGTAAAGCCGCCGGCGCTTTCACTTACCTCGGTCGTTATCACAACCAGGTATCTGTGATCGAAGAGGGTGCCATTCGCGAAGCGGCTCGCTACCTGTCACCAGGTGTAAACCGTCACTCTGCCATGCCAATCTACCTGTCTACTTTCAACAAGAAGAAGACATTTAGCCTGACTGCCAATGTAAACGGCAGTGAGCGCGCCATGGTGCCACTGGGCAATTACGAGAAAGTTGTTCCAATGGATATGCTGCCGACTCAGTTGCTGCGTGCACTGATCGTTGGCGACACCGACATGGCCCAGAAGTTGGGCTGCCTGGAGTTGGATGAAGAAGACCTGGCACTGTGCACCTACGTTTGTGTAGGTAAGTACGAGTACGGTCCGATTCTTCGCAACAACTTGACCCGCATTGAAGTGGAGGGTTAA
- a CDS encoding glyceraldehyde-3-phosphate dehydrogenase: MIPMIGKLNRERNVGLYMYGRSLVNRSVIDIMKAHRRVRQVEHNELSEFETFPLLEAMMNLNLGPSHIDLGKLAVKYMSQGNGASAEEFLRTELAGALDSDAKPLPQPQDVVLYGFGRIGRLLARLLIEKAGGGDLMRLRAIVVRPGKVANDLVKRASLLRRDSVHGSFRGTIRIDEDSNTLICNGSPIKIIYANSPAEIDYTNYGISNAVVIDNTGVWRDEAGLSQHLQCNGVSKVLLTAPGKGDLKNVVYGINHKDILPEDKIISAASCTTNAITPVLKAIMDKYGVEHGHVETVHAYTNDQNLIDNYHKAERRGRSAPLNMVITETGAAKAVSKALPELEGKLTGNAIRVPTPNVSMAILNLKLSKATDKEEMNEYMRDIALHSGLQQQIDYTESPEVVSSDFVGSRHACVYDAKATIVSGDSAVLYCWYDNEFGYSCQVIRCLEEMAGVSWDVYPKEA; the protein is encoded by the coding sequence ATGATCCCAATGATTGGCAAGCTCAATCGCGAGCGCAACGTAGGCCTGTACATGTACGGCCGTTCACTGGTGAACCGTTCTGTTATCGACATCATGAAGGCGCATCGTCGCGTTCGTCAGGTTGAGCACAATGAACTGTCTGAATTCGAAACCTTCCCACTGCTGGAAGCTATGATGAACCTGAACCTGGGTCCGTCACACATCGACCTGGGCAAGCTGGCCGTTAAATACATGAGTCAGGGTAACGGTGCTTCTGCGGAAGAATTCCTGCGCACTGAACTGGCTGGTGCTCTGGACAGCGATGCCAAGCCGCTGCCGCAGCCTCAAGACGTGGTTCTGTACGGTTTTGGACGTATCGGCCGCCTGCTGGCTCGTCTGTTGATCGAAAAAGCCGGTGGTGGCGACCTGATGCGTCTGCGTGCCATTGTTGTTCGTCCGGGCAAAGTGGCCAACGACCTGGTTAAGCGTGCCAGCCTGCTGCGTCGTGATTCTGTACACGGCTCTTTCCGTGGCACCATCCGTATCGACGAAGATAGCAATACCCTGATCTGCAACGGCAGCCCGATCAAGATCATTTACGCCAACAGCCCGGCTGAAATTGATTACACCAACTACGGTATCAGCAATGCGGTTGTTATCGACAACACTGGTGTGTGGCGCGATGAAGCTGGCCTGAGCCAGCATCTGCAGTGCAATGGCGTTTCCAAGGTGCTGCTGACTGCGCCGGGTAAAGGCGACCTGAAAAACGTGGTTTACGGTATCAACCACAAAGACATTCTGCCGGAAGACAAGATCATCTCTGCCGCTTCCTGTACCACCAACGCTATCACTCCTGTGTTGAAAGCGATTATGGACAAGTACGGTGTCGAGCACGGTCACGTTGAGACTGTTCACGCCTACACCAACGACCAGAACCTGATCGATAACTATCACAAGGCTGAGCGTCGTGGTCGTTCCGCGCCGCTGAACATGGTAATCACCGAAACCGGTGCTGCCAAAGCGGTCTCCAAGGCGCTTCCGGAGCTGGAAGGTAAGCTGACTGGTAATGCGATTCGCGTACCGACTCCTAACGTTTCCATGGCGATTCTGAACCTGAAGCTGAGCAAGGCTACCGACAAAGAAGAGATGAACGAGTACATGCGTGATATCGCTCTTCACTCCGGGCTGCAGCAGCAGATTGACTACACTGAGTCCCCCGAAGTTGTTTCCAGTGACTTTGTTGGCTCGCGTCACGCCTGTGTGTACGACGCCAAGGCGACAATCGTGTCTGGTGACAGCGCAGTGCTGTACTGCTGGTATGACAACGAATTTGGCTACAGCTGCCAGGTAATTCGCTGCCTTGAAGAGATGGCAGGTGTTTCCTGGGATGTGTATCCAAAGGAAGCCTGA
- a CDS encoding Na/Pi symporter: MLLTNLIIGLGIFLYGMNQLERGVEALSSDWIKYRLAYSTRHPLQSVLTGTAVTALVQSSSMVGLLVLAFASAGAIPLYNAIGVMLGANLGTTFTGWIVTTLGFKLNLAAVALPAVGLGGLIQVFADSRPKLRANGIVILGLGLLLFGLGIMKDTVDNLPSNWELEQLREFNALTFLLLGTVLTAVIQSSSATMMIALTALNSGIIDLQGAAALVIGADIGTTSTMALGSIKGAVIKRQLALAHFLFNLSVDLLAFIFLLPLLPTLISWINLKDPLYSLVVFHSLFNALGLLIYVPFLQQFSSWISKRFLSRQTGSLLSDVPVSVPEAAIQASQQHVRKMLISSIAVNLQALEVNIRQLSISENSRTTLNQVVTEDESFEQQYDHLKESEGELLRYVVRFQQQPLNDQQANQLLLLLNCARDTVYSTKTLKAARPDLAELHHTPVTILQDYSKKYRNSLKTIYQDLLELACSEHSEDYMKEELENLREVNERQHQQFHDLISQDSQQGAIQPEQLSTLLNVNRMLWLSTQTLLKAMTYWQGLESPITLNPLPSGLTKPK; this comes from the coding sequence GTGCTGCTGACGAACCTGATTATTGGCTTGGGTATTTTCCTCTATGGCATGAACCAGCTTGAGCGTGGTGTAGAAGCTCTCAGCAGTGATTGGATCAAATACCGACTGGCCTACAGCACTAGACACCCCCTGCAGAGCGTTCTTACTGGTACAGCAGTAACCGCACTGGTACAGAGCAGCTCTATGGTGGGACTACTTGTCCTGGCATTTGCCAGTGCGGGTGCCATCCCTCTCTACAACGCCATTGGTGTGATGCTCGGTGCCAACCTGGGCACCACATTCACTGGCTGGATAGTTACAACCCTTGGCTTCAAATTAAACCTGGCTGCCGTAGCACTGCCTGCTGTTGGTCTTGGTGGCCTGATACAGGTATTTGCCGATTCGCGGCCAAAGCTTCGCGCAAATGGTATCGTGATACTCGGATTGGGGCTGCTACTGTTCGGGCTGGGTATCATGAAGGACACCGTTGATAACCTGCCATCGAATTGGGAACTTGAGCAGTTGAGGGAATTTAACGCCCTGACTTTCTTACTGCTCGGCACAGTACTCACTGCCGTGATTCAATCCAGTTCGGCCACCATGATGATTGCCCTGACAGCTCTAAATAGCGGCATCATTGATCTGCAAGGGGCCGCAGCACTGGTTATCGGTGCCGATATCGGTACCACATCCACAATGGCTCTGGGCAGCATCAAGGGTGCTGTAATCAAAAGGCAGCTCGCCCTCGCCCATTTTTTGTTTAACCTCTCTGTTGACCTGCTGGCATTTATTTTCTTATTGCCACTACTACCAACCCTGATCTCATGGATAAACCTGAAAGACCCGCTCTACAGCCTGGTGGTATTTCACAGCTTGTTTAACGCCTTGGGGCTGTTGATCTATGTGCCTTTTTTGCAACAATTTTCCAGCTGGATCAGTAAGCGATTTCTCTCCAGACAAACCGGGAGTTTGCTTTCTGATGTTCCAGTCTCCGTGCCGGAAGCAGCAATTCAAGCAAGCCAGCAACATGTCAGGAAAATGCTGATTTCCAGCATTGCCGTAAACTTACAAGCTCTTGAGGTCAACATCAGGCAACTCTCTATCAGTGAGAACTCAAGGACCACCTTGAATCAGGTAGTGACAGAAGATGAGAGTTTTGAACAACAGTACGATCACCTCAAGGAAAGTGAAGGAGAGTTACTGCGCTATGTAGTGAGGTTTCAGCAACAGCCACTGAATGATCAACAAGCCAATCAATTATTGCTACTGCTTAACTGTGCCCGGGATACGGTATATAGCACCAAAACCCTGAAGGCGGCACGACCAGACCTTGCCGAGCTGCACCACACACCGGTGACAATTTTGCAGGATTACTCGAAAAAATACCGAAACAGCCTGAAAACTATCTATCAGGATCTACTGGAACTGGCCTGCTCGGAGCATAGCGAAGACTACATGAAAGAAGAGCTGGAAAATTTACGAGAGGTTAACGAGCGGCAACACCAGCAATTTCACGACTTGATTTCACAGGACAGCCAGCAGGGGGCAATCCAACCTGAACAGCTTTCCACATTGTTGAATGTAAACCGTATGCTGTGGCTATCGACACAAACCCTCTTGAAAGCAATGACCTACTGGCAAGGCCTCGAATCACCGATCACTCTCAACCCCCTCCCCTCCGGCCTCACCAAGCCGAAATAA
- a CDS encoding cation:proton antiporter, producing the protein MDIAAAVLIPLGFILLLGLAAEAIGRNTRLPRITMLILLGIFVGPSGIGLIGETTASWYPLVADMALAMIGFLLGGKLTRQMLASQGRQVFWVSGMMVIITLIIVAAGLWLVGVPPALALLLGAIATATDPAATNEVIREYKARGPFSRLLQGVVALDDAWGLIAFSLVLVLAQLFEGGNYHSGLLLHGFWELAGAVLVGCLLGVPMAFLTGRIHANEPTLVEALGMVFLCAGLSIWLEVSYLLAAVTMGAVVVNLAPHHNRPFHAIEDIEWPFVILFFVLSGASLSVEALTYVGWVGAAYLLLRVVARLIGARLVTIPSWCDAPRNQWVGAAMLPQAGVAMAMAFVSAQLMPQYQSVLLTVVVVSTVVFELIGPVATRMVLFRLGEAGGEGVESDR; encoded by the coding sequence ATGGATATCGCAGCTGCAGTACTTATTCCACTGGGGTTTATTTTACTGCTCGGGTTGGCGGCAGAGGCAATCGGCCGAAATACTCGTCTGCCGCGCATTACGATGTTGATCCTGTTGGGCATTTTTGTTGGGCCATCCGGAATTGGCCTTATTGGTGAAACGACCGCAAGCTGGTATCCGCTGGTAGCAGATATGGCGCTAGCCATGATCGGTTTTCTGCTTGGTGGCAAATTGACACGCCAAATGCTCGCCAGCCAGGGGAGGCAGGTGTTTTGGGTGTCCGGAATGATGGTGATAATTACTCTGATCATAGTTGCGGCGGGGTTGTGGTTGGTCGGTGTTCCTCCTGCTTTGGCACTTTTATTGGGGGCTATTGCAACTGCTACTGATCCAGCTGCCACTAATGAGGTGATTCGTGAATACAAAGCCAGGGGGCCATTCTCCAGGTTGTTGCAGGGTGTGGTGGCACTGGATGATGCCTGGGGGTTGATCGCCTTTAGTCTGGTTCTGGTTTTGGCCCAGTTGTTTGAAGGGGGTAATTATCACTCCGGGCTGCTTTTGCACGGATTCTGGGAGTTGGCCGGAGCGGTTTTGGTAGGTTGCTTGTTGGGCGTTCCGATGGCGTTTCTAACCGGAAGAATACACGCCAATGAGCCGACTCTGGTGGAAGCGCTGGGCATGGTGTTTTTGTGTGCCGGACTCTCAATCTGGCTGGAGGTTTCCTATCTTTTGGCTGCAGTAACCATGGGCGCGGTGGTGGTTAATCTGGCACCGCATCACAACCGGCCTTTTCACGCCATTGAAGATATTGAATGGCCGTTTGTGATCCTGTTTTTTGTGTTGTCTGGTGCCAGTCTTTCCGTGGAGGCCCTGACTTACGTTGGCTGGGTAGGGGCTGCTTACCTGTTGCTTCGGGTTGTCGCACGGCTTATCGGTGCCCGCTTGGTAACTATACCGAGTTGGTGCGATGCTCCCCGCAATCAATGGGTTGGAGCAGCCATGCTTCCGCAAGCCGGTGTGGCGATGGCAATGGCGTTTGTATCTGCACAGTTGATGCCCCAATACCAGAGTGTCCTGCTTACCGTTGTGGTGGTTTCGACAGTGGTGTTTGAGTTGATCGGGCCGGTAGCTACCAGAATGGTTTTATTTCGGCTTGGTGAGGCCGGAGGGGAGGGGGTTGAGAGTGATCGGTGA